Proteins encoded together in one Polaribacter reichenbachii window:
- a CDS encoding PQQ-dependent sugar dehydrogenase, with the protein MKLKFSLLIFAFFLFHNSFSQNKEYELIVPDLTNPWGFTFLPDNSMLITEKAGKLIHFKNGKKTQITNLPKIYVRGQGGFMDVELHPNYKENGWIYFTFASSEGKGNGGNTSLMRAKLKDNQLINKEILYNASPNSTRGQHFGSRIAFDKNNHVYFSVGDRGNRDQNPQDITRDCGKIYRLNDDGSIPKDNPFVNNRNAKKAIYSYGHRNPQGMEINPFTNEIWAHEHGPKGGDEINIIKKGKNYGWPKVSYGINYSGTKFTDKTSSPEMKSPIHYWTPSIAPSGMAFINSDKYGKWKGNLLVGSLKFQYVSRCILKGDKVFKEVKMLKDIGRVRSIEQGLDGFIYIGVENLGIVRLLP; encoded by the coding sequence ATGAAACTAAAATTTTCTCTTTTAATATTTGCTTTTTTTCTTTTTCATAATTCATTTTCTCAAAATAAAGAATATGAGCTAATTGTTCCTGACTTAACAAATCCTTGGGGATTTACCTTTTTACCAGATAATTCTATGTTAATCACAGAAAAAGCAGGCAAGTTAATTCATTTTAAAAATGGTAAGAAAACGCAAATTACAAATCTTCCAAAAATTTATGTTCGAGGCCAAGGTGGTTTTATGGATGTTGAATTGCATCCGAATTATAAAGAAAATGGCTGGATCTATTTTACGTTTGCTTCATCAGAAGGAAAAGGAAATGGAGGAAATACTTCTTTAATGAGAGCTAAGTTGAAAGACAATCAATTAATAAACAAAGAAATTTTGTACAATGCCTCTCCAAATTCTACTAGAGGTCAACATTTTGGATCTAGAATAGCTTTTGATAAAAACAATCACGTTTATTTTAGTGTTGGAGATAGAGGAAATAGAGATCAAAATCCGCAGGATATTACTAGAGATTGTGGTAAAATTTATCGATTAAATGATGATGGTTCTATACCTAAAGACAATCCGTTTGTAAATAATAGAAACGCTAAAAAGGCAATTTATAGTTATGGACATCGAAATCCACAAGGAATGGAAATCAATCCTTTTACCAATGAAATTTGGGCTCATGAACATGGACCAAAAGGTGGAGATGAAATCAATATTATAAAAAAAGGTAAAAATTATGGCTGGCCAAAAGTGAGTTATGGTATAAATTATAGTGGCACAAAGTTTACAGACAAAACATCTTCGCCAGAAATGAAAAGTCCTATTCATTATTGGACACCTTCTATTGCGCCAAGCGGTATGGCTTTTATCAACAGTGATAAATACGGTAAATGGAAAGGTAATTTATTAGTTGGCTCTTTAAAATTTCAGTATGTGAGTAGGTGTATTTTAAAAGGAGATAAAGTTTTTAAAGAGGTAAAAATGCTAAAAGATATTGGTAGAGTGCGTTCTATAGAGCAAGGTTTAGACGGTTTTATCTATATAGGAGTAGAAAATTTGGGCATAGTTCGTTTGTTACCATAA
- a CDS encoding LamG-like jellyroll fold domain-containing protein, whose protein sequence is MKTKLQITLFFIFLANVFTYAQTDYVLEFNGVDQRIKYETDATLDKLNGVSDYTIEVWVKPLSTEIHNRVILKRWNQFALTLYKDADKRFYFTHYSPSGNTFVNTINNVINIDEWNHLVVVCSSATNSVKLYANGVDVTLSDQVALPLASTPEAANFYVAYGGSGTYLNANIDKVRIKNTTEIITSLQTDIADADYTSDDNTVVLLNFNEGSGTATLNESSSNSGELACIATDCTQLPTWVELSNTLAVNKLNSTLFKIFPNPSFDKSFTIQTSNNELLKSMEMFSVLGKSVKKIDITEKKNKIVVNATELNNGIYFVKTVTDKGAGIKKIMIK, encoded by the coding sequence ATGAAAACAAAATTACAAATTACCTTATTTTTTATTTTTCTTGCAAATGTTTTTACATATGCACAAACAGATTATGTCCTAGAGTTTAATGGTGTAGATCAAAGAATTAAGTATGAAACTGATGCTACTTTAGATAAATTAAATGGAGTTTCAGATTATACTATTGAGGTTTGGGTAAAACCATTATCAACAGAAATTCATAATAGAGTTATTCTTAAAAGATGGAATCAATTTGCACTAACCTTATATAAAGATGCGGATAAAAGATTTTATTTTACGCATTACAGTCCGTCAGGAAATACTTTTGTAAATACCATAAACAATGTAATTAATATTGATGAGTGGAACCATTTAGTTGTAGTATGTAGTTCTGCCACAAATTCTGTGAAATTATACGCTAACGGAGTAGATGTAACATTATCTGATCAAGTAGCATTACCCTTAGCTTCAACTCCAGAAGCTGCTAATTTTTATGTGGCATATGGAGGTTCTGGAACCTATTTAAATGCAAACATAGATAAAGTAAGAATAAAAAATACCACAGAAATTATAACTAGTTTACAAACTGATATTGCAGATGCTGATTATACATCTGATGATAATACAGTTGTTTTATTAAATTTTAATGAAGGTAGTGGTACAGCAACTCTTAACGAATCTAGTAGTAATAGTGGAGAATTAGCCTGTATTGCAACGGATTGTACACAATTACCAACTTGGGTAGAACTTTCTAATACATTAGCTGTTAATAAATTAAACTCTACATTATTTAAGATATTCCCTAATCCTTCTTTTGATAAAAGTTTTACAATTCAAACTAGTAATAACGAATTACTTAAAAGTATGGAAATGTTTTCTGTTTTAGGGAAATCTGTAAAGAAAATTGACATAACAGAAAAAAAGAATAAAATTGTAGTAAACGCAACAGAATTAAATAATGGAATTTACTTTGTAAAAACTGTAACTGATAAAGGAGCAGGAATTAAAAAAATTATGATTAAGTAA
- a CDS encoding C10 family peptidase encodes MRTKLLFFTIFFLLIKLSLIAQIKKEDFLTYGLGFINSQNLNIENNVKPASVFELKDENNSVISYVVNLKPKGFIVFSTSKNLIPVISYSTESNFNYKISKENILLEMIKNNAKKELNILSKKINVKKKKQALLNNKSWEKLKQASSKVAAKASAKSNLIQYGAHLSSIWGGVNCYNDSGNGINVGNYYTPNNYSPGCVATSLSMILHYYKWPETGVGSHTNYDTSGSSQTSWTANFASANYNWDDMLNEYYGVSSTLTQQQAMGYISFHTATSLDMDYESSGSTSNIDRIPSAIGSYFRASGHHQYSSWSNFWSRMHENLENGHPIPIAIDASSGVGHAPVVDGYRYNEGDPESEFYYHLNMGWYGTSNAWYRLQGSFSAGGYTSVSAAVFDLLPEPAFVESNITATSKTFILNWKTSEKINWDAFELQESTDGGYSYSTISNNITDTTYTRTVSSAGTYKYRVRSKVDGNYYANSYSEPIEVVVPFEYIYLDFDGNDSFFVYENSNNDFDISNTYTIETWINIDSRTSGTYPIILDRRTVFSMFLIADSNADYAVKFVSRDSSGNINASLQSDNSTENLSYGDWAHIAVSRTGNTTKLFINGNLIATSTDSDFSLSASSNALNIGARYWGSYSRYLDGKIDKIRITDNAVYTSNFTPDLKEEYIADGNTRILLALDEGTGINLTDGAGNFNTVQLRSSPNQPNWISSDDILESKTLNVATEVKLNKVKLYPVPSTNTLFCFLDNTLLEEVKKITIYNYLGKSLEPNTIFFEKQNNRIAIDVSNFKNGYYVIQFETKTKLIKSKFIKK; translated from the coding sequence ATGAGAACAAAACTACTTTTTTTTACAATATTTTTTTTATTAATAAAACTTAGTTTAATAGCGCAGATAAAGAAAGAAGACTTTTTAACCTATGGTTTAGGCTTTATAAATTCACAAAATTTAAATATTGAGAATAATGTTAAACCTGCTAGTGTTTTTGAGTTAAAAGATGAAAATAACTCTGTAATTTCCTACGTTGTGAACTTAAAGCCTAAAGGATTTATAGTTTTTTCTACTTCTAAAAATTTAATACCAGTAATTTCTTATTCAACAGAATCTAATTTTAACTATAAAATTTCAAAAGAAAATATTCTTTTAGAAATGATAAAAAATAACGCAAAAAAAGAGTTAAATATTTTATCAAAAAAAATAAATGTTAAAAAGAAAAAACAAGCTTTATTAAATAATAAATCTTGGGAAAAGTTAAAACAAGCAAGTTCTAAAGTTGCAGCTAAAGCTTCAGCAAAATCAAATTTAATACAATATGGAGCTCATTTATCTAGTATTTGGGGAGGTGTAAACTGTTATAATGATTCTGGAAACGGAATAAATGTAGGTAATTATTACACACCAAATAATTACTCACCAGGCTGTGTAGCAACATCACTAAGTATGATATTACATTATTACAAGTGGCCAGAGACAGGTGTTGGTTCTCATACAAATTATGATACTAGTGGAAGTTCTCAAACAAGTTGGACAGCAAATTTTGCCAGTGCCAACTACAATTGGGATGATATGTTAAATGAATATTATGGAGTTTCGTCTACTTTAACACAACAGCAAGCAATGGGTTATATTTCTTTTCATACAGCCACATCCTTAGATATGGATTATGAATCATCTGGATCCACAAGTAATATTGATAGGATACCGTCTGCAATTGGTTCTTACTTTAGAGCTTCTGGTCATCATCAATATTCTAGCTGGTCAAATTTTTGGTCTAGAATGCATGAGAATTTAGAAAATGGACATCCAATACCAATTGCAATAGATGCCTCTAGTGGAGTAGGCCATGCCCCTGTTGTTGATGGGTATCGTTATAATGAAGGGGATCCTGAAAGTGAATTCTATTATCATTTAAATATGGGGTGGTATGGTACAAGTAATGCTTGGTATAGGTTACAAGGATCTTTTAGTGCTGGTGGATATACTAGTGTAAGTGCTGCAGTTTTTGATCTTTTGCCAGAGCCTGCTTTTGTAGAAAGTAATATAACTGCAACTAGTAAAACATTTATTTTAAATTGGAAAACAAGTGAGAAAATAAATTGGGATGCTTTTGAATTACAAGAAAGTACAGATGGAGGTTATTCTTATTCTACAATAAGTAATAATATTACGGATACTACATATACTAGAACAGTTTCATCAGCTGGTACATATAAATATAGAGTTCGATCTAAAGTTGATGGGAATTATTATGCTAATAGCTATTCTGAACCTATTGAAGTTGTTGTACCATTTGAATACATTTATTTAGATTTTGATGGAAATGATTCTTTCTTTGTGTACGAAAATTCAAATAATGACTTTGATATTTCTAATACTTATACTATCGAAACTTGGATAAACATCGATTCAAGAACAAGTGGTACTTATCCAATTATTCTAGATAGAAGAACAGTGTTTTCTATGTTTTTAATTGCTGATTCTAATGCAGATTATGCAGTTAAATTTGTATCACGTGATTCTTCTGGAAATATAAATGCGTCATTACAATCCGATAATTCAACCGAAAATTTAAGTTATGGAGATTGGGCACATATTGCAGTATCTAGAACAGGAAATACCACTAAATTATTTATTAATGGTAATTTAATTGCTACTTCAACTGATAGTGATTTTTCTCTGTCAGCATCATCCAATGCATTAAATATTGGGGCAAGATATTGGGGTAGTTACAGTCGTTATTTAGATGGCAAAATAGATAAGATTAGAATAACAGACAATGCTGTTTACACATCTAATTTTACTCCTGATTTAAAAGAAGAATACATTGCAGATGGTAATACAAGAATTTTATTAGCACTAGATGAAGGAACAGGTATTAATTTAACAGATGGAGCAGGTAATTTTAATACGGTTCAGTTGCGTTCTTCTCCAAACCAGCCAAATTGGATAAGTTCAGATGACATTCTAGAATCTAAAACTTTAAACGTTGCAACAGAAGTAAAATTAAATAAAGTAAAATTATATCCAGTTCCGTCTACAAATACTCTATTCTGTTTTTTAGATAATACTTTATTAGAAGAAGTAAAAAAGATTACAATATATAATTATTTAGGAAAATCCCTAGAACCCAATACAATTTTCTTTGAAAAGCAAAATAATAGAATTGCTATAGATGTCTCAAATTTTAAAAATGGATATTATGTAATTCAATTTGAAACAAAAACTAAACTAATTAAATCAAAATTTATAAAAAAATAA
- a CDS encoding C10 family peptidase, whose product MKKNSLNQLSIKGFVLLLFLLTKPLYSQEIKPFLTDVWGGVNCVDDNGKTIYPTNYYTPNNSSPGCVAISMAQVLNYYKWPIKGVGNNVYSENYNGQLKRHAAFFDSTFYNWDDILDEYMNKPSTEEQQKAVGELIYHVGVALQMDYEPSGSTSNINKTPFVYQNFFRFSGQYQDVTWSGFWDSLYDSVQKGRPVPVAVDASRTGDGHVFVVDGYKEINGKPYYHLNWGWYNDNGINGWYNIQDWTASSGGYNTITGAMFDVLPNPQITSISKAGSGNGFLVKWEVSNKLNWEVFTLEQKVDNEDWEEVSTEITTKEFIVNNPTGKMYQFRVKAKVDGDYYANSWSEIETYNVTGGYNGYVSFGGNQYAYARQTPNYDLDFTGDYTLETWLRLKDNNVNGNTILDIEGVFGLEIFDVNDNNFGIKYKSYSSGEELVSSNNSNSIFLNQWTHVAVSHSDNKTKLFINGSLIDFYEGSNFNLPSSNKALNIAEKYHGSYSSRIKADFDQLRISKIDRYSDDFTPSQEDHFLLDDNTISYFTFQDIHKVRFKDEASNISVIVLNDINNAEWSYELNSGTLSVEDVNKIKKAITLFPNPVVNNSLQISLNQDFNFEKIQFKIFDLAGREIPIYTSLQSINSWKLDVEKVNNGVYILQITLDNLCMTKKVLIK is encoded by the coding sequence ATGAAGAAAAATAGTCTAAACCAATTATCAATTAAGGGTTTTGTATTACTCTTGTTTTTGTTAACTAAGCCTTTGTATTCACAAGAAATAAAACCTTTTTTAACAGATGTTTGGGGTGGTGTTAATTGTGTAGATGATAATGGAAAAACAATTTATCCAACAAATTATTATACACCCAATAACAGTTCACCTGGTTGCGTAGCAATTTCTATGGCGCAAGTTTTAAATTATTATAAATGGCCTATTAAAGGTGTTGGTAATAATGTTTATTCCGAAAATTATAATGGGCAATTAAAAAGACACGCAGCTTTTTTTGATAGTACTTTTTATAATTGGGATGATATTTTAGATGAATATATGAATAAGCCATCTACTGAAGAACAACAAAAAGCGGTTGGTGAATTAATTTATCATGTAGGTGTTGCATTACAAATGGATTATGAGCCTTCAGGATCAACCTCTAATATCAATAAAACACCTTTTGTTTATCAGAATTTTTTTCGCTTTTCTGGGCAATATCAAGATGTAACTTGGTCAGGTTTTTGGGATAGTTTGTATGATAGTGTGCAGAAAGGTAGACCTGTTCCTGTAGCTGTAGATGCAAGTAGAACAGGAGATGGTCATGTGTTTGTAGTTGATGGGTATAAAGAGATTAATGGTAAACCTTATTATCATCTTAATTGGGGTTGGTATAATGATAATGGAATTAATGGTTGGTACAACATACAAGATTGGACAGCCTCTTCTGGAGGATATAATACCATAACTGGTGCTATGTTTGATGTTTTACCCAATCCACAAATAACGTCTATTTCTAAAGCAGGTTCAGGGAATGGTTTTCTAGTAAAATGGGAAGTGAGTAATAAATTAAATTGGGAAGTTTTTACACTAGAACAAAAAGTAGATAATGAAGATTGGGAAGAGGTATCAACAGAAATTACTACAAAAGAATTCATTGTAAATAATCCAACTGGTAAAATGTACCAATTTAGAGTAAAAGCCAAAGTTGATGGAGATTATTATGCTAATTCTTGGTCAGAAATAGAAACTTATAATGTAACAGGTGGTTATAATGGTTATGTAAGTTTTGGAGGTAACCAATATGCATATGCGCGTCAAACACCAAATTACGATCTAGATTTTACTGGTGATTATACATTAGAAACTTGGTTAAGGTTAAAAGATAATAATGTAAACGGTAATACAATTTTAGATATTGAAGGAGTTTTTGGATTAGAAATTTTTGATGTAAACGATAATAATTTTGGGATAAAATATAAATCTTACTCAAGTGGAGAAGAATTAGTTTCTAGCAATAATAGCAATTCAATTTTTTTAAACCAATGGACACACGTCGCAGTTTCGCACTCAGATAATAAAACAAAACTATTTATAAATGGTTCTTTAATTGATTTTTATGAAGGTTCTAATTTTAATTTACCCAGTTCTAATAAAGCCTTAAATATCGCTGAAAAATATCATGGTAGTTATTCTTCTAGAATTAAAGCAGATTTCGATCAGTTAAGAATCTCTAAAATAGATAGATATTCAGATGATTTTACACCAAGTCAAGAAGATCATTTTTTATTAGATGATAATACCATATCCTATTTTACATTCCAAGATATACATAAAGTTCGTTTTAAAGATGAAGCATCAAATATAAGTGTTATCGTTCTAAATGACATTAATAATGCTGAATGGAGCTACGAATTAAATAGCGGTACTTTATCTGTAGAAGATGTAAACAAAATTAAAAAGGCTATTACATTATTTCCAAACCCGGTAGTAAATAACTCTTTACAAATATCATTAAATCAAGATTTTAACTTTGAAAAAATTCAATTTAAAATATTTGATTTAGCTGGTAGAGAAATACCAATTTATACCAGTTTACAGTCTATAAATTCTTGGAAATTAGATGTTGAAAAAGTAAATAACGGTGTGTATATATTACAGATTACATTAGATAATTTGTGTATGACTAAAAAAGTTCTAATTAAGTAA
- a CDS encoding LamG-like jellyroll fold domain-containing protein — MKIIKLLIIIFSVGLIFVSCSDDPVEVYPGIIVRVDTVFVKGVNRTYPTFTGSNTSDDRFYAFSGGASTDLSSMSGEDFTYETWIKVDSDALIGSLDSISGKTAGGANIMERGRNFELYLVEDSDADFAIKYNRLDDDNLALGSMNSSDSSINLSFDEWAHVAISRSSSDNTAKFYINGVLIDSSTDDLWIQPVNDTWLDFNYMYRGGNINFFKGSFDNIRVSYVDRYPSAFIPNQYEKFSVDSNTLLQMDLDENLTPFEPATDFDKVDIKGVYSYYIQVINTVYWTSEDSTVPTK; from the coding sequence ATGAAAATAATTAAATTACTTATCATCATCTTTTCTGTAGGACTAATCTTTGTTTCTTGTTCAGATGATCCTGTAGAAGTTTATCCAGGTATAATTGTAAGAGTAGATACCGTTTTTGTAAAAGGAGTTAATCGTACATACCCAACTTTTACAGGCTCAAATACTTCAGATGATCGATTTTACGCTTTTAGTGGAGGTGCAAGTACAGATTTAAGTTCAATGTCTGGAGAAGATTTTACTTATGAAACTTGGATTAAAGTAGACTCAGATGCATTAATTGGGAGTTTAGATTCTATCTCTGGTAAAACTGCAGGTGGAGCCAATATTATGGAAAGAGGTAGAAATTTTGAATTGTACCTAGTAGAAGATTCTGATGCAGATTTTGCAATAAAATATAATCGATTAGATGATGATAATCTGGCTCTTGGTTCTATGAATTCAAGTGATTCTAGTATTAATTTAAGCTTTGATGAATGGGCACACGTAGCCATTTCTCGTTCTTCATCAGATAATACCGCTAAATTTTATATTAATGGAGTTTTAATAGATTCTAGTACAGATGATTTATGGATACAACCAGTAAATGATACTTGGTTAGATTTTAATTATATGTATAGAGGTGGTAATATAAACTTTTTTAAAGGATCTTTTGATAATATTAGAGTTTCATACGTAGATAGATATCCCTCAGCATTTATTCCAAATCAATATGAAAAATTTTCTGTTGATAGTAATACATTATTACAGATGGATTTAGATGAGAATTTAACTCCATTTGAGCCTGCTACAGATTTCGATAAAGTAGATATTAAAGGAGTGTATAGTTATTATATCCAAGTAATAAATACTGTTTATTGGACTAGCGAAGATTCAACAGTTCCAACAAAATAA
- a CDS encoding RagB/SusD family nutrient uptake outer membrane protein, translated as MKKTFLLFLGSIFFIACSSELDVENINEPNREEVLRGADGVRALASGLFNTWFIQEQHNFGSPGPAMWVMADWGTVTWANYGTLDMSMEPRVFLDNSPSYAYHSVINNYWRYMYSVTTTANDVVLAIENGLEIGENGSETAMVKGFSHFMQGLGNGYIGLVYDRTFPSDENTDYETLLVTDYAASINLAIEQLEKSIEIFDNNDFVLPEDWINGNAFTSGDMSKLAHSFIARLMVYSARNKEQTEAIDWLSVLEHTNNGITEDFNVEGDGNGTDRKWMSWYKYYLARPNWGKVDMRVVNLLDESIPANWPDGGVNDLPHEGKIISNDKRILTDFEYDASNNRPERGMYRWSTYRYSRLDDYINANFFAPVILMRKVEIDMLKAEALLKLNRLSEAADIINSSTRITRGNLPEVLINENDISKAITYERTIELALTGMGIEYFDMRRNGNLQDGSLLHFPMPAQQLEVIQESFYTFGGITPQFGTPNEDVSVNGWYKP; from the coding sequence ATGAAAAAAACTTTTTTACTTTTTTTAGGAAGTATATTTTTTATTGCTTGCTCATCAGAATTAGATGTAGAGAATATAAACGAACCCAATAGAGAAGAGGTTTTACGAGGTGCAGATGGTGTAAGAGCATTAGCATCTGGTTTATTCAATACTTGGTTTATTCAAGAACAACATAATTTTGGTTCTCCAGGTCCTGCAATGTGGGTAATGGCAGATTGGGGAACTGTTACTTGGGCAAATTATGGAACTTTAGATATGAGTATGGAACCTAGAGTTTTCTTAGATAATTCGCCTTCATATGCCTATCATTCTGTAATTAATAATTATTGGCGCTACATGTATAGTGTAACAACTACTGCAAACGATGTTGTTTTAGCGATTGAAAATGGTTTAGAGATAGGAGAAAATGGTTCTGAAACAGCAATGGTTAAAGGCTTTTCTCATTTTATGCAAGGTTTAGGTAATGGTTATATAGGTTTAGTTTACGATAGAACTTTTCCATCAGATGAAAATACAGATTACGAAACTTTACTAGTTACAGATTATGCAGCATCTATAAACTTAGCAATAGAGCAGTTAGAAAAATCCATTGAAATTTTTGATAATAATGATTTTGTTCTACCAGAAGATTGGATAAATGGTAACGCATTTACTAGTGGAGATATGTCTAAACTCGCGCATTCTTTTATTGCGAGATTAATGGTGTATTCAGCCAGAAATAAAGAACAAACAGAGGCTATAGATTGGCTTTCGGTTTTAGAACATACAAATAACGGAATTACAGAAGATTTTAATGTAGAAGGAGATGGAAATGGAACTGATAGAAAATGGATGTCTTGGTATAAATATTATTTAGCAAGACCAAACTGGGGTAAAGTAGATATGAGAGTTGTAAATCTATTAGATGAATCAATACCTGCAAACTGGCCAGATGGTGGTGTGAATGATTTACCTCATGAAGGGAAAATAATATCTAACGATAAAAGAATTCTAACAGATTTTGAATATGACGCATCTAATAACAGACCAGAAAGAGGTATGTATAGATGGTCTACTTATAGATATTCTCGTTTAGATGATTATATAAATGCAAACTTTTTTGCACCCGTAATTTTAATGAGAAAAGTAGAAATTGATATGCTTAAGGCAGAAGCACTATTAAAACTTAATAGGTTGTCGGAAGCAGCAGATATCATCAACTCAAGTACAAGAATAACTAGAGGTAATTTACCAGAAGTATTAATTAATGAAAATGATATTAGTAAAGCAATAACCTACGAAAGAACTATTGAGTTGGCATTAACAGGAATGGGAATAGAGTATTTTGATATGAGAAGAAATGGAAACTTACAAGATGGTTCTTTACTCCATTTTCCTATGCCAGCACAACAATTAGAAGTAATCCAAGAATCATTTTACACATTTGGAGGTATTACACCGCAATTTGGAACACCAAATGAAGATGTTTCTGTAAACGGATGGTATAAACCTTAA